A portion of the Micromonospora vinacea genome contains these proteins:
- a CDS encoding AraC family transcriptional regulator, translating to MVTRPAGSHVSAWRPSVAGVAEVFHAHFVDHAYPRHIHDVWTLLIVDDGAVRFDLDRHRHGALRTSVTLLPPYVPHDGRSATPDGFRKRVLYLDTSALGAELVGRAVDEPGVADPQLRDRIHQLHQVLAVPGDEFEAESRLTLILDRLRQQLAQRASVSVQPAGRGLAVRLRELLDARTVEGVTLGEAAELLHAHPTHLVRTFTHAHGLPPHSYLTGRRVELARRLLLTGQRPAAAAAEAGFFDQAHLTRHFRRYLGVSPARYLGAPNAGTRPDEGKQP from the coding sequence GTGGTCACCCGCCCGGCGGGCTCGCACGTCAGCGCGTGGCGACCCTCGGTAGCCGGGGTCGCCGAGGTCTTCCACGCCCATTTCGTGGACCACGCCTACCCACGGCACATCCACGACGTCTGGACGCTGTTGATCGTCGACGACGGCGCGGTCCGTTTCGACCTGGACCGGCACCGGCACGGCGCGCTGCGTACGTCGGTCACTCTGCTGCCGCCGTACGTGCCGCACGACGGTCGCTCCGCCACCCCGGACGGCTTCCGCAAGCGGGTTCTGTACCTCGACACCTCGGCGCTCGGTGCCGAGCTGGTCGGCCGGGCCGTCGATGAGCCTGGCGTGGCCGATCCGCAGCTGCGGGACCGGATCCACCAGCTGCACCAGGTGCTCGCCGTCCCCGGAGACGAGTTCGAAGCCGAAAGTAGGCTCACGCTCATTCTCGACCGGTTGCGTCAGCAGCTCGCCCAGCGTGCTTCGGTCAGCGTCCAACCGGCGGGACGCGGCCTCGCGGTCCGCCTGCGGGAGCTGCTGGACGCCCGGACCGTCGAGGGCGTCACGCTGGGGGAGGCCGCGGAGCTGCTGCACGCCCACCCGACCCACCTGGTCCGGACGTTCACCCACGCGCACGGGCTGCCACCGCACTCGTACCTGACCGGCCGTCGGGTCGAACTGGCTCGTCGCCTGCTCCTCACCGGGCAGCGGCCGGCTGCGGCTGCCGCCGAGGCCGGCTTTTTCGATCAGGCGCACCTGACCCGCCACTTCCGGCGGTACCTG
- a CDS encoding DUF2000 domain-containing protein, which translates to MTEPIRFPTKIAVLLRNDLASWQRLNVTAFLVSGIAHTLPELLGEEYRDADGTRYLPMFGQPVLVFAGDREALVGAHSRALARGLQMAIFTSELFATGNDRDNRAAVQAVGREKLDLVGLALHAPRNVVDKVLKGATMHP; encoded by the coding sequence ATGACCGAACCGATCCGCTTTCCCACCAAGATCGCCGTACTGCTCCGCAACGACCTCGCGAGCTGGCAACGTCTGAACGTCACCGCCTTCCTGGTCAGCGGCATCGCGCACACGCTGCCGGAGCTGCTCGGCGAGGAGTACCGCGACGCGGACGGCACCCGCTACCTGCCGATGTTCGGCCAGCCGGTACTGGTCTTCGCCGGGGATCGGGAGGCGTTGGTCGGCGCCCACTCACGCGCGCTCGCCCGCGGCCTGCAGATGGCGATCTTCACGTCTGAGCTGTTCGCCACCGGCAACGACCGGGACAACCGCGCCGCCGTCCAGGCGGTCGGTCGGGAGAAGCTCGACCTGGTGGGCCTGGCGCTGCACGCGCCCCGCAACGTGGTGGACAAGGTACTCAAGGGCGCGACCATGCACCCGTGA
- a CDS encoding ricin-type beta-trefoil lectin domain protein — protein MARRLAGLVPRHPRIRLTSALAAALLAVPTGLAVGASPATAATTGAITGYGGKCVDVSAANPANSTPVQLFTCNGSTAQQWTVADDGTIRALGKCLDIAAASTANGARVQIYDCNGTGAQQWSPSAGQLVNPTSGKCLDATGPSSADGTPLQIWSCTGTANQTWALPTGGGTTPPPSGGFTHPGVLVSRGQLDFVRGRVQAGAQPWAAAYNQMMSSRYASLSRTPAPRSVVECGSYSNPNNGCTDEREDAIAAYTDALAWYVTGDARYAQKSIQIMDAWSATITAHTGSNAPLQTGWAASVWPRAAEIIKYTYTSWPNANRFATMLRNVYLPMVRNGSNSNGNWELTMMEATVGIAVFLDDRTVYDAATTRFLNRTRAFVYLPSDGALPYTMPGSGLDTSAEIIGYWQGQSTFVAGLAQETCRDFVHTGYGISAISHVAETSRIQGRDLYPQVGERLRQALGFHSRYQLGEAPPSWLCGGSLTRGLGPITEVGFNAMSTRLGNVMTNTQTLTLQQRPAGTNNLFVAWETLTHANNPN, from the coding sequence ATGGCGCGACGATTGGCCGGGCTCGTGCCCCGCCACCCCCGCATCAGACTGACCTCCGCGCTCGCCGCGGCCCTGCTCGCCGTACCGACCGGCCTGGCCGTCGGCGCATCGCCCGCGACGGCGGCCACGACGGGCGCCATCACCGGGTACGGCGGCAAGTGCGTCGACGTGAGCGCCGCGAACCCGGCCAACAGCACGCCGGTCCAGCTCTTCACCTGCAACGGCTCCACAGCGCAACAGTGGACGGTGGCCGACGACGGCACGATCCGGGCGCTGGGCAAGTGCCTCGACATCGCCGCCGCCAGCACCGCCAACGGCGCCCGGGTGCAGATCTACGACTGCAACGGCACCGGGGCGCAGCAGTGGTCGCCCAGCGCCGGGCAACTGGTCAACCCGACCTCGGGCAAATGCCTCGACGCGACCGGCCCCAGCTCGGCCGACGGCACCCCACTGCAGATCTGGAGCTGCACCGGCACCGCCAACCAGACCTGGGCGCTGCCCACCGGCGGCGGCACCACCCCACCGCCCTCGGGAGGTTTCACCCACCCCGGCGTGCTGGTCAGCCGAGGCCAGCTCGACTTCGTCCGCGGCCGGGTGCAGGCCGGCGCGCAACCCTGGGCGGCGGCCTACAACCAGATGATGAGCAGCCGGTACGCCTCCCTGTCGCGCACCCCGGCGCCCCGTTCGGTGGTCGAGTGCGGCTCCTACTCCAACCCGAACAACGGCTGCACCGACGAGCGGGAGGACGCGATCGCGGCGTACACCGACGCGCTCGCCTGGTACGTCACCGGGGATGCCCGCTACGCGCAGAAGTCGATCCAGATCATGGACGCGTGGTCGGCCACCATCACCGCGCACACCGGCAGCAACGCCCCGCTGCAGACCGGCTGGGCGGCCTCGGTCTGGCCCCGGGCCGCCGAGATCATCAAGTACACGTACACGAGCTGGCCCAACGCCAACCGCTTCGCCACCATGCTGCGCAACGTCTACCTGCCGATGGTGCGCAACGGGTCGAACAGCAACGGCAACTGGGAACTGACCATGATGGAGGCCACCGTCGGCATCGCGGTGTTCCTCGACGACCGGACCGTGTACGACGCGGCGACCACCCGCTTCCTCAACCGCACCCGGGCCTTCGTCTACCTGCCCAGCGACGGCGCGTTGCCGTACACGATGCCCGGGAGCGGCCTGGACACCAGCGCGGAGATCATCGGCTACTGGCAGGGCCAGTCCACCTTCGTCGCCGGCCTCGCCCAGGAGACCTGCCGGGACTTCGTCCACACCGGGTACGGGATCTCCGCCATCTCGCACGTCGCGGAGACCTCCCGGATCCAGGGACGGGACCTGTACCCACAGGTCGGTGAGCGGCTGCGTCAGGCGCTCGGCTTCCACTCGCGCTACCAGCTCGGCGAGGCACCACCCTCCTGGCTCTGCGGCGGCAGCCTCACCCGGGGCCTCGGGCCGATCACCGAGGTCGGTTTCAACGCGATGAGCACCCGGTTGGGCAACGTCATGACCAACACCCAGACCCTCACGCTGCAACAACGTCCGGCAGGCACCAACAACCTCTTCGTCGCCTGGGAGACGCTGACCCACGC
- a CDS encoding esterase-like activity of phytase family protein — MRTTSTRARAVASAAAAISLLAAAPALGAPTHPSPGHPGAGATCSPDASLLGFSDALDKTAFRSTPVAGLSALAFARPGRALALVDNIGTTPARVYELGLKTDRHGVDVGVRDVTVLTRPDGTPYTGADFDGEGLVAERGGATILASSEREPSIRRFRLSDGREIASLPVPGRFQVTPAGEAAVNQTFEALAATPDHRVLYAGMEGPLAADGRDAEGRGRHRILRYDGREGGGYTPSAQYAYRTDANLGLVELIALGDDQLLAVERGFTTGVGNTVRVYRVSTTGAPDVSAVSSLSAATDPRSWLGKELLVDIADCPPSGATTKQPQPNPLLDNIEGAALGGQLPGGRRELYLLSDDNGSATQTTRVYSLSVKLRPQVTLQDRALISATAYQPGPISGTQLATNPVNGITAPFPGQPIPGFSAVIPAQAGDRSGRRLLAMPDNGFGAKTNSADFLLRAYEIEPRYRSHDVTIRGHISFRDPDHKVPFPIVNGNTRERLLTGADFDIESLARDARGNLWIGDEFGPYLVRTDKTGKVLQAPIPLPDGTKSPQSPDLAPGETPTLRASNGFEAMAASEDGWTLYPILEGARVNDPDQRRRVVYEFDVRHNRYTGRTWSFRVDDPSLLVGDAAVLDGHRLLLIERDNGMGQQSLVKRLVVTDLDEVGADGYLVRRTAVDLMHVADPKGVSTPARPGEYGVGPLFSFPLQSVESVLPLGGDRVLVANDNNFPGNDGRIAGRADDTELIVIDVPGLR, encoded by the coding sequence GTGCGTACCACTTCCACAAGGGCACGGGCCGTCGCGTCCGCCGCGGCGGCGATCTCGCTGCTCGCGGCGGCGCCGGCGCTCGGCGCGCCGACGCACCCGAGCCCCGGGCACCCCGGCGCGGGGGCGACCTGCTCGCCGGACGCGTCGCTGCTCGGCTTCTCCGACGCCCTCGACAAGACCGCCTTCCGGAGCACGCCCGTCGCCGGCCTGTCCGCGCTGGCGTTCGCCCGTCCGGGGCGAGCCCTGGCGCTGGTGGACAACATCGGCACGACCCCCGCACGGGTCTACGAGCTGGGCCTGAAGACGGACCGGCACGGCGTGGACGTGGGTGTCCGCGACGTCACCGTGCTCACCCGCCCGGATGGCACGCCGTACACCGGCGCGGACTTCGACGGTGAGGGACTCGTCGCCGAGCGCGGCGGGGCCACCATCCTGGCCAGCTCGGAGCGGGAGCCGTCGATCCGCCGATTCCGACTCTCCGACGGCCGCGAGATCGCGTCGCTGCCGGTGCCGGGCCGGTTCCAGGTGACGCCGGCCGGCGAGGCCGCGGTCAACCAGACCTTCGAGGCCCTGGCCGCCACCCCGGACCACCGGGTGCTCTACGCCGGGATGGAGGGCCCGCTCGCCGCGGACGGCCGCGACGCCGAGGGTCGGGGCCGGCACCGGATCCTCCGGTACGACGGCCGCGAGGGTGGCGGGTACACCCCGAGCGCCCAGTACGCCTACCGGACCGACGCCAACCTCGGACTGGTCGAGCTGATCGCCCTCGGCGACGACCAGTTGCTCGCCGTGGAGCGCGGCTTCACCACCGGCGTGGGCAACACCGTCCGGGTGTACCGCGTCTCCACGACCGGCGCGCCCGACGTCTCCGCCGTGTCGTCGCTGTCGGCGGCGACCGACCCGCGATCGTGGCTCGGCAAGGAACTGCTGGTCGACATCGCCGACTGCCCGCCATCCGGCGCTACCACCAAGCAGCCGCAACCCAACCCGCTGCTGGACAACATCGAGGGCGCCGCACTCGGTGGGCAACTGCCGGGCGGTCGCCGGGAGCTGTACCTCCTCTCCGACGACAACGGCAGCGCCACACAGACCACCCGGGTGTACTCGCTGTCGGTGAAGCTGCGGCCCCAGGTGACCCTGCAGGATCGGGCGCTGATCTCGGCGACCGCGTACCAGCCGGGCCCGATCTCCGGCACCCAGCTCGCCACCAACCCGGTCAACGGGATCACCGCGCCCTTCCCCGGCCAGCCCATTCCCGGCTTCTCCGCGGTGATCCCGGCCCAGGCTGGTGACCGCTCGGGCAGGCGGCTGCTCGCCATGCCGGACAACGGGTTCGGCGCGAAGACCAACTCGGCCGACTTCCTGTTGCGCGCGTACGAGATCGAGCCGCGTTACCGCAGCCACGACGTCACCATTCGGGGGCACATCAGCTTCCGCGACCCCGACCACAAGGTGCCGTTCCCGATCGTCAACGGCAACACGCGGGAGCGGCTGCTGACCGGCGCTGACTTCGACATCGAGTCGCTGGCCCGCGACGCGCGCGGCAACCTGTGGATCGGCGACGAGTTCGGCCCGTACCTGGTCCGCACCGACAAGACGGGTAAGGTGCTCCAGGCGCCGATCCCGCTGCCGGACGGGACCAAGTCTCCGCAGTCGCCGGATCTCGCGCCGGGCGAGACCCCGACCCTGCGCGCCAGCAACGGCTTCGAGGCGATGGCGGCCAGCGAGGACGGCTGGACCCTCTACCCGATCCTCGAAGGCGCCCGGGTCAACGACCCGGACCAGCGTCGCCGGGTCGTCTACGAGTTCGACGTACGGCACAACCGGTACACCGGCCGCACCTGGTCGTTCCGGGTCGACGACCCGTCCCTGCTGGTCGGCGACGCGGCAGTGCTCGACGGCCACCGGCTGCTGCTGATCGAGCGGGACAACGGCATGGGCCAGCAGTCGCTGGTCAAGCGCCTTGTCGTGACCGATCTGGACGAGGTGGGCGCGGACGGCTACCTGGTCCGCCGTACCGCGGTCGACCTGATGCACGTGGCCGACCCAAAGGGCGTCTCCACCCCGGCCCGCCCGGGCGAGTACGGCGTCGGCCCGCTCTTCTCATTCCCGCTGCAATCGGTCGAGTCGGTGCTGCCGCTCGGCGGTGACCGGGTCCTCGTTGCCAACGACAACAACTTCCCGGGAAACGACGGTCGTATCGCCGGGCGCGCGGACGACACGGAGCTGATCGTGATCGACGTGCCCGGCCTGCGGTAA